The DNA sequence TGGGCTGTTCGCCCATTAAAGCGGTACGCGAGCTGGGTTTAGAACGTCGTGAGACAGTTCGGTCCCTATCCGCTGTGCGCGTAGGAGTCTTGAGAAGGGCTGTCCCTAGTACGAGAGGACCGGGACGGACGAACCTCTGGTGTGCCAGTTGTTCTGCCAAGGGCATGGCTGGTTGGCTACGTTCGGGAGGGATAACCGCTGAAAGCATCTAAGCGGGAAGCCTGCTTCGAGATGAGGGCTCCCACCTCCTTGAGGGGTTAAGGCTCCCAGTAGACGACTGGGTTGATAGGCCAGATATGGAAGCCGGGTGACCGGTGGAGTTGACTGGTACTAATAGGCCGAGGGCTTGTCCTCAGTTGCTCGCGTCCACTGTGTTGGTTCTGAAGTAATGAACCGTGTTGTTTCCGGTTGTTATCTTCATAGTGTTTCGGTGGTCATAGCGTTAGGGAAACGCCCGGTTACATTCCGAACCCGGAAGCTAAGCCTTTCAGCGCCGATGGTACTGCAGGGGGGACCCTGTGGGAGAGTAGGACGCCGCCGAACAAATTTTAGGAAAAGCCCGGTTGGGAGCTTCGGCTCGCAACCGGGCTTTTCTCATGGCCGGTTCATGAGCCGAGCTGGTTTGTAGGCTGATCGCATGCGCTATGACCTGGTCATCTTCGACAACGACGGAGTGCTCGTCGACAGCGAGCCCATCTCCAACCGGCTTCTCGCCGCCTACCTCACGGAGTTGGGGCACCCCACCAGCTACGAGGACTCCATCCGCGACTACATGGGCTCGGCCCTGCATCGCGTCCACGACCTGGTGCTCGAGCGCTCGGGCCGGCGGCTGCCGCCGGACTTCGACACCACCTTCCACGGCCGGGTCTTCGACGCCTTCCGCCGCGAGCTGAAGCCGGTCGCCGGTGTCGCCGAAGTCCTGGAGAAGCTGCGGGCCGACGGGATTCCGTACTGCGTCGCCTCCTCGGGAAGCCATGACCGTATCCGCGTCGCCCTCCGCACGACCGGGCTGTACGACCTCTTCGGCGAGGACCGTATCTTCAGCTCCGAGGACGTGGGCCGGGGCAAGCCCGCGCCCGATCTGTTTCTGCACGCGGCCGAGCGCATGGGGGTGGCGCCCCGGCGCTGTGCCGTCGTCGAGGACAGCCCGCTCGGGGTCCAGGCCGCCCTGGCCGCCGGAATGGATGTGTACGGCTACACCGCCATGACCCCGGTCGCCAAACTCTCCACGGCCCTGGCCCACTTCGCCGATATGGCCGAACTGCGAGGGCTGCTCACCTCTACCCACACGTAGTGCGGGGGCCGTACGCTCCACGGCCATGACGGATTCGCGCCCGAGCCGCCGGCTCCGGCAGGGCCGGGCCTCGCTGGCCATCAGCTTCTTCGTCCAGGGCGCGGTCTTCGCTCTGCTGGTGACGCGCATACCGGCGTTGCAGGACCGGTACGGCATATCGGACGGGCTGCTGCCCCTCTTCCTGGCCGCCGTGCCGGTCCTCGCCGGTGTGGGCAGCGTCGGCACCGAGCATCTCGTCAAGCGGGCGCGTCCGGGGCTGGTCCTCCGTCTGGTGCAGCCCGTCGTCTCCCTCGCCCTGCTCGCCGCCGGATCGGGTACGGCGGTGTGGCAGCTCGCCCTGGCGCTCGCGGTGTTCGGGCTGACGGTCGGGGCGCTGGACGCGTCGATGAACATGCTCGGGGTGAGTCTTCAGCGCGCGTACGGGCGCAGCATCATGCTCGGCTTCCACGCCGCGTACAGCCTGGGCGGGATCGCGGGCGCCACGCTCGCCTGGGCGGGTGCGCACTGGGATCTGCCGCTTCCCGCGCTCTACGCGCCGGTCGTCGCCACCCTGGTGCCCGCCGCGCTGATCGCCGGCCACTGGTACCTGGATCACCAGGGCACTACGGAGGGGGCCGGGGGAGCCGAGGCGGTCCAGGACGGCGCCGTGGTGAGCATGCGGCTGCTGCTGCCGCTCTGTCTCGTCATGGCCTTCGCCTATATCGGTGACTCCACCGTCTCCAACTGGAGCGCCAAGTATCTGGAGGACGTACTGCACAGCTCCGAGCAGCTGGCCACGGTCCCGTACAACGTCTACATGGTCACCACCCTCCTCGGCCGTTCCTTCGGCGACCTGGGGGTGCGGCGGTTCGGCGCGGTCGCCGTGGCCCGGGCCGGGACGCTGCTCGCGGGTGGCGGTTTCGCGGTGGTCGCGGCGGCGCCCGGCGCCTGGGTGGGGATGGGCGGGTTCACGCTGCTGGGGTTCGGGTTGTGCGTCCTGGTGCCGCAGACCTTCGCGGCCGCCGGGCGGCTCTTCCCCGGCGCGTCCGATGCCGCCGTCGCACGCCTCAACATCTTCAACTACGTGGGCTTTCTGGTCGGCTCACCGCTCGTCGGCGCGCTGGGCGGGGTGTGGAGCTACCGGGCGGCGATGCTCGTGCCGATGGCGCTCGTGCTGGTGACGATCCGGTACGCGCGCTCGTTCAGCCCTGTGCCCGCCGGATACGGTGACGGGCATGAGCGGCCGCGCACAGTTGATGTGGGATGAGGCAGTAACCGGGTACGACTTCGGCGCCGGGCATCCGATGGACCCGGTGCGGCTCGCGCTGACCATGCGGTTGGTGGAGGCGTACGGACTGGACCGGGCGGTCCGGGTGGTGGCCGCCAAGCCGGCGGGGGAGTCGACGCTGCGCCTGGTCCACGGGCCGGAGTACATCGAGGCGGTGCGGCGGGTCTCGGCCGCCCCGGAGTCGGCCGACGGCTCGTACGGCCTCGGGACGATCGACGATCCGGCCTTCGCGGGGATGCACGAGGCGTCCGCGCTGATCGCCGGGCAGTCGGTCGGCGCCGCCGAGGACGTGTGGCGCGGCGAGGCGCTGCACGCGGTGAACTTCACGGGCGGGCTGCACCATGCGATGCCCCGGGGCGCGTCCGGGTTCTGCGTCTACAACGACGCGGCGCTGGCGGTCGCGCGGCTGCTGGAACTGGGGGCGGAGCGGGTCGCGTACGTGGATGTGGACGTCCACCACGGGGACGGGGTGCAGGCGGCCTTCTGGGACGATCCGCGGGTGCTGACGATCTCGCTGCACGAGCATCCCCGGACCCTGTTCCCGCAGACCGGCTGGCCGGAGGAGACGGGCGGGGAGGGCGCCGAGGGCTCGGCGGTCAATGTGGCGCTGCCCGCCGGGACCGGGGACGCGGGATGGCTGCGGGCCTTTCACGCGGTGGTGCCGGAGCTGTTGGCGGCGTTCGGTCCGCAGGTGCTGGTGACCCAGCACGGCGCGGACACCCATGTCGAGGATCCGCTGGCCCACTTGGCGGTGACCGTGGACGCGCAGCGGGCGGTCGCGGAGAGCTGTCACCGGCTGGCGCATGAGCACGCGGACGGGCGCTGGCTCGCGCTCGGCGGCGGTGGCTACGCGGTGGTGGACGTGGTGCCGCGGTCCTGGACGCATCTGGTCGCGATCGCGGCGGGGCGGCCGGTGGCGGCCGGGACGCCGGTCCCGGAGGAGTGGCGGCAGGAGGTCTACCGGCGGACCCGGATGGACGCGCCGCGGCGGATGACGGACGGGCGGGAGCCGAACTGGCGGGAGTTCGCCGAGTCGGGGTACGACCCGGCGGACCGGCTGGACCAGGCGATCCTGGCGACGCGCCGGGCGGTCTTCCCCCAACACGGGCTGCTTCCGTGAACCACCCCCGTACCGCCCGCGAGAACGCCGGGGCGGGGGCATGCCCGGACGGGCGGGCTGATGCGCACGAGGGGCTGAGGCGGACGAGGGGCTGATGCGGTGGGCGTTACGCCAACCGTGGGGTCTGCCGGTGTATCCCGGCGGCCGGCGGGGTGGGTCCGCCAGCATCGAAGGCGTGTTGAGTACCGCCGCGCTGCGCGCGCATCTGCTGGCGGCGCGGCTCGCCGGACCCGTGGCGACGCGCCGGGAGGAGAGCCTGCGCCGCTATCGGCTCTTCGCCGCCCGGGACCCCCGGGTGCTGCTCGGATTGGAGCCCGAATACGACTGGTCCTTTACGGAAGTGCTATGCCTGATGAGCGGCAAATGTGGGGTTTCGGTCAACCCGGCCGACACTTCGGGTCAGGATGTGATCGATCCGGAGCTGACGATCGCCGCGCTGGATGCCTTCGCGGACCGGCTGCGCACCGCCGCCCTGGCCCGGCTGCCCGTGCTCCTCGGCACCGGTCATCCCCACCGTCTCCTCGGTTTCTACGCCGCGTTGGCGTCGGCGCTCTCGGCGGCCGGCTGCCGTGTGCTCACCCCCGCGCAGGGTAGATGTATCGACATAACGACGCGGTTCGGCGTACGTCCTCACCGGCTCGCCTACGTACGGGGAGTCGCGATGGTGCGGGAGCCCGGCGCTCATCCCACCGCGAATGAGCCGGGCGCCCAC is a window from the Streptomyces luomodiensis genome containing:
- a CDS encoding HAD family hydrolase; this translates as MRYDLVIFDNDGVLVDSEPISNRLLAAYLTELGHPTSYEDSIRDYMGSALHRVHDLVLERSGRRLPPDFDTTFHGRVFDAFRRELKPVAGVAEVLEKLRADGIPYCVASSGSHDRIRVALRTTGLYDLFGEDRIFSSEDVGRGKPAPDLFLHAAERMGVAPRRCAVVEDSPLGVQAALAAGMDVYGYTAMTPVAKLSTALAHFADMAELRGLLTSTHT
- a CDS encoding MFS transporter, which produces MTDSRPSRRLRQGRASLAISFFVQGAVFALLVTRIPALQDRYGISDGLLPLFLAAVPVLAGVGSVGTEHLVKRARPGLVLRLVQPVVSLALLAAGSGTAVWQLALALAVFGLTVGALDASMNMLGVSLQRAYGRSIMLGFHAAYSLGGIAGATLAWAGAHWDLPLPALYAPVVATLVPAALIAGHWYLDHQGTTEGAGGAEAVQDGAVVSMRLLLPLCLVMAFAYIGDSTVSNWSAKYLEDVLHSSEQLATVPYNVYMVTTLLGRSFGDLGVRRFGAVAVARAGTLLAGGGFAVVAAAPGAWVGMGGFTLLGFGLCVLVPQTFAAAGRLFPGASDAAVARLNIFNYVGFLVGSPLVGALGGVWSYRAAMLVPMALVLVTIRYARSFSPVPAGYGDGHERPRTVDVG
- a CDS encoding acetoin utilization protein AcuC, with translation MSGRAQLMWDEAVTGYDFGAGHPMDPVRLALTMRLVEAYGLDRAVRVVAAKPAGESTLRLVHGPEYIEAVRRVSAAPESADGSYGLGTIDDPAFAGMHEASALIAGQSVGAAEDVWRGEALHAVNFTGGLHHAMPRGASGFCVYNDAALAVARLLELGAERVAYVDVDVHHGDGVQAAFWDDPRVLTISLHEHPRTLFPQTGWPEETGGEGAEGSAVNVALPAGTGDAGWLRAFHAVVPELLAAFGPQVLVTQHGADTHVEDPLAHLAVTVDAQRAVAESCHRLAHEHADGRWLALGGGGYAVVDVVPRSWTHLVAIAAGRPVAAGTPVPEEWRQEVYRRTRMDAPRRMTDGREPNWREFAESGYDPADRLDQAILATRRAVFPQHGLLP
- a CDS encoding phosphatase; the encoded protein is MLSTAALRAHLLAARLAGPVATRREESLRRYRLFAARDPRVLLGLEPEYDWSFTEVLCLMSGKCGVSVNPADTSGQDVIDPELTIAALDAFADRLRTAALARLPVLLGTGHPHRLLGFYAALASALSAAGCRVLTPAQGRCIDITTRFGVRPHRLAYVRGVAMVREPGAHPTANEPGAHSHSPLPVRVALGCAAESGGPLPGLVIGDHGWVCGAGQLGFEAIGLGDTDDPALFVGEAEGRVSVAVPLDDAVRSGYYRPITRYVLNRACLSQ